The Phorcysia thermohydrogeniphila genome has a segment encoding these proteins:
- a CDS encoding glycine--tRNA ligase subunit alpha, which produces MTFQEIIFTLQEYWASKGCIIASPYDVEQGAGTMHPFTFLKVLGKEPWNVAYVQPCRRPADGRYGENPNRLQHYFQFQVILKPSPENSQELYLGSLEALGIKLNEHDIRFVEDDWESPTLGAWGLGWEVWLDGMEITQFTYFQQAGGITLDPVSVEITYGLERIAMYIQGVDSVYDIEWTEGVKYGDLYKENEREWSTYNFEKADTEMLFSLFNMYEKESERLVEEGLVLPAYDYCLKCSHVFNLLDARGAISVAERAAFIARVRRLASKCAKKYLEKEGRGEDAKLSS; this is translated from the coding sequence TTGACCTTTCAGGAGATAATTTTCACGTTACAGGAGTACTGGGCTTCAAAGGGATGTATTATAGCTTCTCCCTACGATGTTGAACAGGGTGCAGGAACGATGCACCCGTTTACCTTCCTGAAAGTCCTCGGAAAAGAGCCTTGGAACGTTGCCTACGTTCAGCCCTGCAGGCGTCCTGCCGACGGCCGTTACGGTGAAAACCCCAACAGACTCCAGCACTACTTCCAGTTTCAGGTAATCTTAAAGCCGTCACCAGAAAACTCTCAGGAACTTTACTTGGGTAGCCTTGAAGCCCTCGGGATAAAGTTAAATGAGCACGACATCCGCTTTGTTGAGGACGACTGGGAGTCCCCGACACTTGGAGCTTGGGGACTTGGCTGGGAAGTCTGGCTTGACGGTATGGAGATAACTCAATTTACCTACTTCCAGCAGGCCGGCGGGATAACCCTTGACCCCGTTTCTGTTGAGATTACCTACGGCCTTGAAAGAATTGCGATGTACATTCAAGGGGTTGACAGCGTTTACGATATAGAGTGGACAGAAGGGGTCAAGTACGGGGATTTATACAAGGAAAACGAAAGGGAGTGGTCAACTTACAACTTTGAGAAGGCAGATACCGAAATGCTCTTTTCTCTCTTTAACATGTACGAAAAAGAGTCTGAAAGGCTCGTTGAGGAGGGGCTTGTTTTACCGGCCTACGACTACTGTCTCAAGTGTTCCCACGTCTTTAACCTTCTTGACGCCCGCGGAGCTATCTCTGTAGCCGAAAGGGCTGCCTTTATAGCAAGGGTTAGAAGACTCGCCTCTAAGTGCGCCAAAAAGTACCTTGAAAAAGAGGGTAGAGGTGAAGACGCAAAACTTTCTTCTTGA
- the queC gene encoding 7-cyano-7-deazaguanine synthase QueC: MTSAVVIFSGGLDSTTALYWAKREFDEVYAITFYYGQRHSLEVEMAKITAKNAKVKEHLLFEVDLSKVGASALTDKSIEVPETKSVEEIKERGIPVTYVPFRNGVFISIAAAYAESLGTTHLVGGWNAVDYSGYPDCRPEFLRAMEETLNRGTKLGAEGRKWQIHAPLLYLTKGEIIKLGLELGADYSYSLSCYRGSEVPCMKCDSCVLRAKGWAEVGVTDHLIERLKREGKIVE; encoded by the coding sequence ATGACTTCTGCCGTAGTTATCTTCTCAGGTGGTCTTGACTCCACAACGGCCCTCTACTGGGCAAAGAGGGAGTTTGACGAGGTTTACGCCATAACATTTTACTACGGTCAAAGGCACTCCTTAGAAGTTGAAATGGCAAAGATAACTGCAAAGAACGCTAAGGTAAAAGAACACCTCCTCTTTGAGGTTGACCTTTCTAAGGTAGGAGCTTCAGCCCTTACCGATAAAAGCATAGAAGTTCCCGAAACAAAGAGCGTTGAGGAGATAAAGGAGAGGGGAATCCCTGTAACCTACGTTCCTTTTAGGAACGGCGTGTTTATCTCAATTGCGGCGGCTTACGCAGAAAGCCTTGGAACTACACACCTTGTTGGAGGGTGGAACGCCGTTGACTACAGCGGTTATCCGGACTGTCGCCCGGAGTTCTTAAGGGCTATGGAGGAGACCCTTAACAGGGGAACAAAGCTCGGAGCCGAGGGAAGAAAGTGGCAGATTCACGCTCCGTTACTTTACCTTACTAAGGGAGAAATAATAAAGCTCGGACTTGAGCTTGGGGCAGACTACTCCTATTCCCTTTCGTGCTACAGGGGAAGTGAAGTTCCCTGTATGAAGTGCGATAGTTGCGTTCTAAGGGCAAAAGGTTGGGCAGAAGTCGGAGTTACAGACCACCTGATTGAGAGGCTGAAAAGAGAGGGGAAGATAGTAGAGTAG
- the hemW gene encoding radical SAM family heme chaperone HemW — translation MISSLYVHVPFCRSKCPYCDFYSVPRLDLKKSYAKAVLLELSYRSPEFVQFPTIYFGGGTPSLMGVEFFESILRAVGQFSEVTVEINPEDVKRDYLNLLKEAGVNRVSLGIQSFLDKTLKTLGRRQSSSENLKALEETLSVFSNVSVDIIYGVPGQSLKELQKDLEILLSFPVKHVSTYALTVYEETPLYSLVKSGKQELPPEELLREMYYLIKESLESSGFKHYEISNFSLPGFESKHNLSYWELRNYIGIGPSAASYVNGRYTKNISDVKEYVRALLEGRPFIEETVDHSEEEEKELRLIMGMRLLRGVNLNELGLKEKFESALQKEPALQLLLEEGYLVYREPELSLGTPGLFISNTVIGKLCSVLFD, via the coding sequence CTGATTAGCTCCCTTTACGTTCACGTTCCTTTCTGCAGAAGTAAGTGTCCCTACTGCGACTTCTACTCCGTTCCACGTCTTGATTTAAAAAAGTCCTACGCCAAAGCCGTCCTTCTTGAACTCTCCTACCGCTCTCCAGAGTTTGTTCAGTTTCCAACTATCTACTTTGGAGGTGGAACTCCCTCCCTTATGGGGGTTGAGTTTTTTGAGTCAATACTGAGAGCTGTCGGGCAGTTTTCAGAGGTTACAGTTGAGATAAACCCCGAGGATGTAAAGAGGGACTACCTAAATCTTCTAAAAGAGGCCGGAGTAAACAGGGTAAGCTTGGGTATTCAGAGTTTCTTAGACAAAACCCTTAAAACCCTCGGTAGAAGACAGAGCTCCAGCGAAAACCTAAAAGCCCTTGAAGAGACCCTCTCCGTCTTCTCAAACGTTTCAGTTGACATCATCTACGGCGTCCCCGGCCAGAGCTTAAAGGAACTCCAGAAAGACTTAGAAATACTCCTCTCCTTTCCGGTAAAGCACGTTTCTACTTACGCCCTAACTGTCTACGAGGAAACGCCTCTTTATAGCTTGGTCAAATCGGGGAAACAGGAGTTACCTCCAGAAGAGCTCCTCAGGGAGATGTACTACCTTATAAAGGAATCCTTAGAGTCTTCAGGCTTTAAGCACTACGAGATTTCAAACTTCTCACTACCGGGGTTTGAGTCAAAGCACAACTTAAGTTACTGGGAGTTAAGAAACTACATCGGGATTGGCCCTTCTGCAGCCTCCTACGTAAATGGCCGTTACACAAAGAACATCTCTGACGTTAAGGAGTACGTGAGAGCTCTCTTAGAGGGTAGGCCTTTTATAGAGGAAACCGTTGACCACAGCGAAGAAGAGGAAAAGGAGTTAAGGCTCATAATGGGAATGAGGCTCTTGAGGGGCGTTAACCTTAATGAGTTAGGTTTAAAGGAAAAGTTTGAATCAGCCCTTCAAAAAGAGCCGGCGCTTCAGCTTTTACTTGAGGAAGGTTATTTGGTCTATAGAGAGCCGGAGCTCTCTTTGGGAACTCCGGGACTTTTTATCTCAAACACCGTTATCGGTAAGCTCTGCAGTGTCCTCTTTGACTAA
- a CDS encoding tetratricopeptide repeat protein, translating into MGFFGLFKKRSEEEEFSRAVSSRDYLTVAEIGEKLIKKYPDSVSILNSYVDALVKLGKKEKAVKALLSFAEKKIKEEYYDIAIPILKKVLKIDPLNVQALKLLIQAYRKKELFYEAFKVLEEAYREFKKSGGKTEILTSLFEKFLQEQFHPLFYEKYADILMQEGRKEEAFTNYILTGNMYANLGNFKAALRAFLKAREIKQTENLDRQIVETLSYLSDGNVSTLLIKLIEEYHDNPDFLKFVVSVFKATHRLNFLKNIAKSVTSPKAKYFLLSLVNFELGEVEEGYEYLEKLKLLDSNMYKVLFTTVSSKYPDLEEMHVSFSAEELPDVDEILGALDQVIEGNFETVAQEYVRSSEEPKEEKDISTEIRRLEEDGTKYISMAEAMLGIGNFDSAVENAKKAMNFDKHFFKAIQLIANAYRLKGRFRDAIAFLMDYVNDSRLTEEERARLKETIGEIYEEMGEKDRALLWYREADRVLNDPDIKEKINQLERAS; encoded by the coding sequence TTGGGTTTCTTTGGCCTGTTTAAGAAACGTTCTGAAGAGGAAGAGTTCAGTCGCGCCGTAAGTAGTAGGGACTACTTGACGGTTGCAGAAATAGGAGAAAAGCTAATCAAAAAGTACCCAGATTCGGTTTCTATACTGAACTCTTACGTAGACGCCCTTGTTAAGCTCGGTAAGAAGGAGAAGGCAGTTAAGGCACTCCTTAGCTTTGCTGAGAAAAAAATTAAAGAGGAGTACTACGATATTGCTATTCCTATACTTAAGAAGGTTCTCAAAATAGACCCCCTTAACGTTCAGGCCCTTAAGCTTCTTATACAGGCCTATAGAAAGAAAGAGCTCTTTTATGAAGCCTTTAAAGTCTTAGAGGAGGCCTACAGGGAGTTTAAAAAGAGCGGTGGAAAGACAGAAATTCTAACGAGCCTCTTTGAAAAGTTCCTTCAGGAACAGTTTCACCCTCTCTTTTACGAGAAGTACGCAGACATCCTTATGCAGGAGGGAAGGAAGGAAGAGGCGTTCACGAATTACATTCTTACGGGGAATATGTATGCCAACCTTGGCAACTTCAAGGCCGCCCTTAGGGCTTTCCTTAAAGCCCGTGAAATAAAACAGACTGAGAATTTAGATAGACAAATAGTGGAAACCCTTTCTTACCTTTCTGACGGTAACGTAAGTACCCTGCTTATCAAGCTAATAGAGGAGTACCACGATAACCCTGATTTCCTTAAGTTTGTCGTTTCTGTCTTCAAGGCTACCCACAGGCTGAACTTCCTTAAAAACATTGCTAAGTCTGTTACCTCTCCAAAGGCTAAGTACTTTTTACTTTCCTTAGTAAACTTTGAGCTGGGAGAGGTAGAAGAGGGTTACGAGTACCTTGAGAAGCTCAAACTCCTTGACAGCAACATGTATAAAGTTCTGTTTACAACGGTCAGCTCCAAGTATCCAGATCTTGAAGAGATGCACGTCTCGTTCTCTGCTGAAGAACTACCTGATGTTGACGAGATACTGGGAGCTCTTGACCAAGTCATAGAGGGCAACTTTGAGACTGTAGCTCAGGAGTATGTAAGGAGCTCTGAGGAACCGAAGGAAGAAAAAGATATAAGCACAGAAATAAGGAGACTGGAAGAAGACGGAACGAAGTATATCTCAATGGCTGAGGCCATGTTGGGTATTGGAAACTTTGACAGCGCTGTAGAGAACGCAAAGAAAGCGATGAACTTTGATAAACACTTCTTTAAGGCTATTCAGCTAATTGCCAACGCCTATAGGCTTAAGGGAAGGTTTAGAGATGCCATTGCCTTCCTTATGGATTACGTCAACGATTCCCGCCTTACAGAAGAGGAGAGGGCAAGGCTCAAGGAAACTATTGGTGAGATATACGAGGAGATGGGGGAAAAGGATAGAGCTCTCCTCTGGTACAGGGAAGCCGACAGGGTCTTAAACGACCCTGACATAAAGGAGAAAATCAACCAGCTTGAGAGGGCAAGCTGA
- a CDS encoding type II secretion system protein, protein MKRAFTLLELVIVLVIISLVSIVTLPAFVNRGSNSLEGFENQIKSVMGSLFSFSSTPEVCIDFKNSTVEVSGDKVPFPDGFELTSFVSPGKIVSSHSVSKYCFSGNTPTVFGLIAKGDSVYYTVMVFIPSGETHIMQLNEAEAETFKDKILKGRIAEWFSFYSS, encoded by the coding sequence ATGAAAAGAGCCTTCACGCTCCTTGAGCTTGTAATAGTTCTGGTGATTATCTCTCTCGTTTCCATAGTAACACTACCGGCCTTCGTAAATAGAGGAAGTAACTCCTTAGAAGGATTTGAAAATCAGATAAAGAGCGTAATGGGAAGCTTATTCTCCTTCTCCTCAACTCCTGAAGTTTGTATAGATTTCAAAAACAGTACCGTAGAAGTTTCGGGGGATAAAGTACCCTTTCCGGATGGATTTGAGCTAACGAGCTTCGTTTCCCCCGGCAAAATAGTTTCGTCCCATAGTGTCTCTAAATACTGCTTCTCTGGAAATACCCCTACAGTTTTTGGGCTCATAGCGAAGGGAGATTCGGTATACTACACAGTAATGGTATTCATCCCCTCTGGGGAAACCCACATAATGCAACTAAATGAAGCAGAAGCAGAAACCTTCAAGGATAAGATTCTCAAGGGGAGGATAGCGGAGTGGTTCAGCTTTTACTCATCCTAA
- the argF gene encoding ornithine carbamoyltransferase, which translates to MKDFISMLDADMLFIENIIHLSAFLKEKQKKGEIYRPLEGFTAALIFEKPSTRTRVSFEVGVYQLGGHGVYMDTQGSQLGRGEPIKDTARVLSRYVDLIVIRTFGQERVEELARYSDVPVINALTDEEHPCQVLADLFTIWEYKRTLKGLKVAFIGDGNNMCNSWLIAAAFTGMKFYAATPEGFEPLERYVKKAKEIASETGAEIVVTNDPVEAAKDADVIYTDVWASMGQEKEAEERKEVFMPYQVNRELVKHAKPDFLFMHCLPAHRGEEVTEEILEGERSIVWDQAENRLHTQKALILKLVRKATL; encoded by the coding sequence ATGAAGGATTTTATATCAATGCTTGATGCTGACATGCTCTTCATAGAGAACATCATCCACTTAAGCGCATTCTTAAAAGAAAAGCAGAAAAAAGGGGAAATTTACAGGCCTCTTGAAGGCTTTACGGCAGCCCTAATCTTTGAAAAACCCTCTACCAGAACCCGCGTCTCCTTTGAGGTGGGCGTGTACCAGCTTGGAGGACACGGGGTTTATATGGACACCCAAGGCTCACAGCTTGGTAGGGGAGAACCTATTAAAGACACAGCAAGAGTTCTCTCCCGCTACGTTGACCTAATAGTTATAAGGACATTCGGCCAAGAGAGAGTAGAGGAGCTGGCAAGGTACTCAGACGTTCCAGTTATAAACGCCCTCACGGACGAAGAGCATCCCTGTCAAGTTCTTGCAGACCTCTTTACAATTTGGGAGTACAAGAGGACACTAAAAGGTTTAAAGGTTGCCTTCATAGGCGACGGCAACAACATGTGTAACTCTTGGCTCATTGCAGCAGCCTTCACGGGAATGAAATTCTACGCTGCAACGCCTGAAGGTTTTGAACCTCTTGAACGCTACGTTAAGAAGGCTAAGGAAATTGCCTCAGAGACCGGCGCTGAGATTGTAGTTACAAACGACCCGGTAGAAGCAGCAAAGGATGCTGACGTTATTTACACAGATGTTTGGGCTTCAATGGGACAGGAAAAAGAGGCCGAGGAGAGAAAAGAGGTATTCATGCCCTATCAAGTTAACAGGGAGCTTGTAAAACACGCAAAGCCCGATTTCCTCTTTATGCACTGCCTCCCTGCCCACAGGGGAGAAGAGGTAACGGAGGAGATACTTGAAGGTGAAAGGTCTATCGTGTGGGATCAGGCAGAAAACAGGCTCCACACCCAGAAGGCCTTAATACTTAAGCTTGTAAGAAAGGCTACCCTCTAA
- a CDS encoding DUF2062 domain-containing protein translates to MKYYLNKLLEMKESPDEMAKGLALGVFIGFLPINGFQVLIAVTIAALTRVSKMAAAIGTHVTNPWTTIPVLIIDYYVGCFLLGRKACTPHVDFTSLSSLISAGKEIILPMFVGGIFLGTIFSVLSYFGIKKLLEKEATVVKNYVKSIRKHKKISG, encoded by the coding sequence TTGAAGTATTACCTTAACAAGCTTTTAGAGATGAAGGAAAGCCCCGACGAGATGGCAAAGGGGCTTGCACTTGGAGTTTTTATTGGTTTCCTTCCCATTAATGGATTTCAGGTTCTCATTGCCGTTACCATTGCAGCCTTAACAAGAGTCAGTAAAATGGCTGCTGCTATCGGAACTCACGTAACGAACCCTTGGACTACGATTCCAGTTTTAATAATTGACTACTACGTTGGTTGTTTCCTCTTAGGAAGGAAAGCCTGTACTCCCCACGTAGATTTCACTTCATTAAGTAGCCTTATTTCTGCAGGGAAAGAGATAATACTTCCCATGTTTGTCGGTGGAATCTTTCTCGGAACGATATTCTCGGTACTCTCTTACTTTGGTATTAAAAAGCTCCTTGAAAAGGAAGCAACGGTTGTTAAGAACTACGTTAAGAGTATAAGGAAGCATAAGAAAATTTCAGGTTAA
- a CDS encoding C-GCAxxG-C-C family protein codes for MDRRNFLKNGLKVGLGVAVGVAAGGGIALASRGENTNLPYPYVKLDPERVAQRAYNYYRKGHCAYAVFAAILDELKEKVGEPYTYIPSELYVYGKGGIVGWGTVCGTLNGACGIITLTCKDYGKLIDTLFSWYEKTELPTFVPKGKVAYPKSVSNSPLCHVSVMKWCKAATNHFGRHIAYNSKERSERCARLSASVARKTVELLNDYHEGRLVPVKIKGFQKTKMDCMECHSKTR; via the coding sequence ATGGATAGAAGAAACTTCCTTAAGAACGGCCTAAAGGTTGGTTTAGGTGTTGCTGTTGGAGTTGCGGCTGGAGGTGGTATTGCCCTTGCAAGCAGGGGAGAAAATACCAACCTACCATACCCTTACGTTAAACTTGACCCAGAAAGAGTTGCTCAGAGGGCTTACAACTACTACCGCAAGGGACACTGCGCCTATGCAGTCTTTGCTGCAATACTTGATGAGCTTAAGGAGAAGGTTGGAGAGCCCTATACCTACATACCTTCAGAGCTCTACGTTTACGGTAAGGGCGGAATTGTAGGCTGGGGAACTGTGTGTGGAACTCTCAACGGTGCTTGCGGAATAATAACCCTAACCTGCAAGGACTACGGGAAGCTGATAGATACTCTCTTTAGCTGGTATGAGAAGACGGAGCTCCCTACCTTTGTTCCTAAAGGGAAGGTTGCCTATCCAAAGAGCGTTTCCAACTCTCCACTCTGTCACGTATCTGTTATGAAGTGGTGTAAGGCCGCGACAAACCACTTTGGAAGACACATTGCCTACAACAGCAAGGAAAGGTCTGAAAGGTGTGCAAGGCTCTCTGCAAGCGTTGCGAGGAAGACGGTGGAACTCCTCAACGACTACCACGAGGGTAGGCTTGTCCCTGTAAAGATTAAAGGATTCCAGAAGACGAAGATGGACTGTATGGAGTGCCATTCAAAGACAAGGTAA
- a CDS encoding TrmB family transcriptional regulator gives MKIQLDEEVIKLLKEYSLNSYEAKAYYVLLLLGEATATLIAREAQIPQQRVYDALRSLERKGFVQVKNTNPKRYIPIPPRKALNNRIRQLRLEFEIREDNLKKLVDKIEEKIPEAKNSSFDNGFQVFILEGRESIVNQAISMISSARSTVKIAGIKPLFTLGCKGNLKKYLKRKVKILAMGEFDKPCKEEIKKLGGEYCEAAACCQYLLIVDDSKLLIVYFDEKGAPNGLYTENEAIIKPFILFFDQQWKNCPSKD, from the coding sequence ATGAAAATCCAGCTTGACGAGGAAGTTATAAAGCTACTTAAGGAGTACAGCTTAAACAGCTACGAGGCAAAGGCCTACTACGTTCTGCTTCTACTTGGAGAGGCAACGGCAACATTAATAGCCCGAGAAGCCCAGATACCCCAGCAGAGGGTCTACGACGCCCTCAGGTCACTTGAAAGAAAAGGATTTGTACAAGTAAAAAACACAAACCCCAAAAGGTACATTCCAATTCCTCCCCGCAAGGCGCTCAACAACAGGATAAGGCAGCTAAGACTTGAATTTGAGATAAGAGAGGACAATCTAAAGAAGCTCGTAGACAAGATTGAGGAGAAAATACCTGAAGCCAAAAATAGCTCCTTTGACAACGGCTTTCAGGTATTCATCCTTGAAGGCAGGGAGTCCATCGTAAATCAGGCTATCTCAATGATAAGCTCTGCAAGGTCAACGGTAAAAATTGCTGGAATTAAGCCCCTGTTTACTCTGGGATGCAAAGGGAACCTCAAAAAGTACCTTAAGAGAAAGGTAAAAATCCTCGCAATGGGAGAGTTTGATAAACCTTGCAAGGAAGAGATTAAAAAGCTCGGAGGCGAGTACTGCGAAGCTGCTGCCTGCTGTCAGTACCTTCTGATAGTTGATGACAGTAAACTCCTAATCGTCTACTTTGATGAAAAAGGAGCTCCAAACGGCCTCTACACCGAGAATGAAGCGATAATAAAGCCGTTCATCCTATTCTTTGATCAGCAGTGGAAAAATTGTCCCTCAAAGGATTAG
- a CDS encoding D-glycero-alpha-D-manno-heptose-1,7-bisphosphate 7-phosphatase: MKNRAVFLDRDNTLIHDDGFIHEPEKVKLLPGVPEGLKLLKESGYLLIVTSNQSGIGRGYFQEDDFHAVNRKLQEFLKPYGVQIDDFFFCPHRPEDGCNCRKPRTGMVEKAAEKWNIDVSESFVIGDRDSDIQLAVNAGCKGGVKVRTTLFPDFLSAAKHIVSLGDES, from the coding sequence GTGAAAAACCGAGCTGTTTTTTTAGACAGGGACAATACGCTTATTCATGACGATGGATTTATCCACGAGCCAGAAAAGGTAAAGCTCTTACCCGGAGTCCCTGAAGGCTTAAAGCTCCTTAAAGAAAGTGGTTACCTTCTAATAGTCACCAGCAACCAGTCCGGTATAGGCAGGGGATACTTTCAAGAAGATGACTTTCACGCAGTCAACAGGAAACTACAGGAGTTTCTCAAACCCTACGGCGTCCAAATTGACGACTTCTTCTTCTGTCCCCACAGACCAGAAGATGGATGTAACTGCAGAAAACCCAGAACAGGAATGGTTGAAAAAGCTGCTGAAAAATGGAATATTGACGTATCAGAAAGCTTTGTCATAGGAGATAGAGATTCCGATATTCAGCTTGCGGTAAATGCAGGCTGTAAAGGTGGAGTAAAGGTAAGAACTACTCTCTTCCCAGATTTTTTAAGCGCAGCCAAACATATTGTCTCTCTCGGGGATGAAAGTTGA
- the truD gene encoding tRNA pseudouridine(13) synthase TruD translates to MKLYNKIKRKPEDFIVEEVPLLEPQEKGKFHLLKLVKSNVSTLEALRVLSRFTKIPLKEIGFAGLKDKFAVTTQYLTVPVNYSVEKVCFKPVRNRWTEVSHVEIGKEMGFCVEPVGYVNRPLGLGDLKGNKFTITIREFEKSLRERFYRNLEVVRNYGFPNYFGEQRFGSVKSRDDFVLRYILKGDFDGALRSYFFGKSSVDFWGDWKKLYRTLAPALEEYEKDLIRGLMRGLSPEKAFRILPKNVRLMFNFAFQSFLWNEYLREYIEAKYPFVRVPFINNWKLSYYLEVSDFDYLRELEVPYTGHKHLPEDKILRRAIHKVQERYGIKREWFDKEVAGMVVMTDGLRKAVVFPENFKILEKTKRRMKITFTLPSGAYATVLLRFLLKA, encoded by the coding sequence TTGAAGCTCTACAACAAGATAAAGAGAAAACCAGAAGACTTTATTGTTGAAGAGGTTCCCCTTCTTGAGCCTCAAGAAAAAGGAAAGTTCCATCTATTAAAACTGGTAAAGTCAAATGTTTCTACCCTTGAAGCTCTAAGAGTTCTTTCGCGTTTCACCAAGATACCGTTAAAGGAAATCGGGTTTGCCGGCCTTAAAGATAAGTTTGCAGTAACGACTCAATACCTCACCGTTCCTGTTAACTACTCTGTTGAAAAAGTATGCTTCAAACCTGTTAGAAATCGCTGGACAGAAGTCTCCCACGTAGAAATCGGCAAGGAAATGGGTTTCTGCGTTGAACCCGTTGGTTACGTTAATAGGCCCTTAGGTCTTGGAGACCTTAAGGGTAATAAGTTCACCATCACGATTAGGGAGTTTGAAAAAAGCCTAAGAGAGCGTTTCTATAGAAATCTTGAGGTTGTCAGGAACTATGGCTTTCCCAACTACTTTGGAGAACAGAGGTTTGGAAGCGTTAAGAGCAGGGACGACTTCGTTCTCCGCTACATCCTGAAAGGGGACTTTGACGGAGCTCTGAGGAGCTACTTCTTTGGCAAGAGCTCCGTTGACTTCTGGGGAGACTGGAAAAAGCTCTACAGAACCTTAGCTCCAGCTCTTGAAGAGTACGAGAAGGACCTCATAAGAGGACTCATGAGGGGACTTTCCCCGGAAAAAGCTTTTAGAATCCTTCCAAAGAACGTAAGGCTCATGTTCAACTTCGCCTTTCAGAGTTTCCTCTGGAACGAGTACTTGAGGGAGTACATTGAGGCAAAGTACCCATTCGTAAGAGTCCCCTTCATTAACAACTGGAAACTTTCCTACTACCTTGAAGTTAGTGACTTTGACTACCTCAGAGAGCTTGAAGTTCCATATACAGGACACAAACACTTACCTGAAGATAAAATCCTCAGAAGGGCAATACACAAGGTTCAGGAGAGGTACGGCATTAAGAGGGAGTGGTTTGACAAGGAAGTTGCCGGTATGGTGGTAATGACCGACGGCCTGAGGAAAGCCGTCGTTTTCCCTGAAAATTTCAAAATCCTTGAAAAGACAAAAAGGAGAATGAAAATAACCTTTACTTTACCCTCAGGAGCTTACGCAACGGTTCTCTTAAGGTTCCTCCTTAAAGCGTAG
- a CDS encoding HDOD domain-containing protein has product MADVERLELNREVMLRLIKALIDGEELDEIANIISMDPNLSARLLKFINSPFFGLRKEIKSIVQTIAYLGYKNLKDYVFVLLTSSFLKSKSRDEIKEILKFAYLMRNMAERIMPEHADEAFMVGILEPVKKEVGEEIREILVKAGVSEQVVNGLLNPDSKLGKLKELAEKLMELCNSLIVEEDVKLPEEFSAFTKEELIEGCLESEKRAQAILSTL; this is encoded by the coding sequence ATGGCAGATGTTGAAAGGCTGGAGTTAAATAGGGAAGTAATGCTCAGGTTAATAAAGGCTCTTATAGATGGAGAAGAACTTGATGAGATTGCTAATATCATTAGCATGGACCCTAACCTATCGGCTAGGCTCCTTAAATTTATAAACTCACCTTTCTTTGGATTGAGGAAAGAAATTAAGTCTATCGTTCAGACAATTGCTTACTTAGGTTATAAAAACTTAAAAGATTACGTTTTTGTCCTGCTGACCTCCTCTTTCCTTAAAAGTAAAAGTAGGGACGAGATAAAGGAGATTCTGAAGTTTGCTTACTTGATGAGGAACATGGCTGAAAGGATTATGCCTGAGCATGCTGATGAGGCTTTTATGGTAGGAATCCTTGAACCTGTAAAGAAGGAAGTGGGAGAAGAGATAAGAGAGATACTTGTAAAGGCTGGCGTTTCGGAACAAGTTGTTAACGGGCTTCTCAACCCTGACAGCAAACTTGGAAAGCTGAAGGAACTTGCGGAGAAGCTTATGGAGCTCTGCAACAGTTTAATCGTTGAGGAGGATGTTAAGTTACCTGAGGAGTTTTCAGCTTTCACGAAGGAAGAGCTTATTGAAGGCTGTCTTGAGTCTGAGAAAAGGGCTCAGGCTATACTTTCTACGCTTTAA